From a region of the Candidatus Caccoplasma merdavium genome:
- the glmS gene encoding glutamine--fructose-6-phosphate transaminase (isomerizing), with amino-acid sequence MCGIVGYLGDQEAYPILIKSLKRLEYRGYDSAGIALINNDDELNVYKTKGKVADLVHMVENKDTTGHIGIAHTRWATHGEPNQINAHPHYSASGNLALIHNGIIENYATIKEKLQGVGYTFKSSTDTEVLVQLIEYIQVSHNLDLLAAVQLTLHEVIGAYAIAILDRRNPDTIIAARQSSPLAIGIGKDEFFLASDASPIVEYTNRVVYLEDGEIAVLKRGEKLRVVTQNNAKVNPKINTIKLNIGQLEKGGYPHFMLKEIFEQPDCIKDCMRGRVNIEGTDIALSAIIDNKKRLLQARRFIIVACGTSWHAALIGKYLIEQFCRFPVEVEYASEFRYRNPVINEDDVVIAISQSGETADTLAAIEEARKRGAFVYGICNAIGSSIARATNTGSFIHVGPEIGVASTKAFTGQVTVLTMLALSLAHAKDCISPEELQKIVCELNQIPNKMKQVLKLNDSIAQLSKIFTYAHNFIYLGRGYNYPVALEGALKLKEISYIHAEGYPAAEMKHGPIALIDTEMPVVVIATHNQQYKKIISNIQEIKARHGKVIAFVNEGDTEIKKIADFCIELPHTLPCLEPLITTIPLQLLAYHIAICKGKDVDQPRNLAKSVTVE; translated from the coding sequence ATGTGCGGAATAGTAGGATATTTAGGTGATCAAGAAGCATATCCGATACTCATCAAATCTCTGAAACGACTGGAATACAGAGGTTACGACAGTGCCGGAATTGCCCTTATCAATAATGATGATGAACTGAACGTGTACAAAACCAAAGGCAAAGTAGCCGATTTGGTGCACATGGTCGAAAACAAAGACACGACCGGACACATCGGTATCGCCCACACCCGTTGGGCCACCCACGGCGAGCCGAACCAAATCAATGCCCACCCCCACTATTCGGCTTCGGGCAACTTGGCGCTCATACACAACGGCATCATCGAGAACTACGCCACCATCAAGGAGAAACTCCAAGGCGTGGGCTACACTTTCAAGAGCAGCACCGACACCGAAGTCCTCGTGCAACTCATCGAATACATACAAGTCTCGCACAACCTCGACCTGCTGGCCGCCGTGCAGTTGACGCTGCACGAAGTCATCGGCGCCTACGCCATCGCCATTCTCGACCGTCGGAACCCCGACACCATCATTGCTGCCCGCCAAAGCAGCCCGCTGGCCATAGGCATAGGCAAAGATGAATTTTTCCTGGCGTCGGACGCGTCGCCCATCGTGGAATACACCAACCGCGTGGTGTATCTCGAAGATGGAGAAATCGCCGTGCTGAAAAGAGGCGAGAAACTGCGTGTCGTCACACAAAACAATGCCAAGGTAAATCCCAAAATCAACACGATAAAACTCAATATCGGCCAACTCGAAAAGGGGGGCTATCCGCATTTCATGCTGAAAGAAATCTTCGAGCAACCCGATTGCATCAAAGACTGCATGCGGGGTCGCGTGAACATCGAAGGCACCGACATCGCTCTCTCGGCCATCATCGACAACAAGAAACGCCTGCTCCAAGCACGCCGATTCATCATCGTGGCCTGCGGCACCTCATGGCACGCCGCGTTGATAGGGAAATATCTCATCGAACAGTTCTGCCGGTTCCCCGTAGAGGTGGAATATGCCTCGGAGTTCCGCTACCGCAACCCCGTCATCAACGAAGACGACGTGGTCATCGCCATCTCCCAGTCGGGAGAGACGGCCGACACGCTGGCCGCCATCGAAGAAGCCCGCAAAAGAGGAGCCTTCGTCTACGGCATCTGCAACGCCATCGGCTCGTCGATTGCCCGAGCCACCAACACGGGGTCGTTCATACATGTAGGTCCCGAAATCGGTGTGGCATCGACCAAAGCATTTACGGGACAAGTCACCGTACTCACCATGCTGGCCCTCTCGCTGGCACACGCCAAAGACTGCATCTCGCCCGAAGAGTTGCAGAAAATCGTCTGCGAGTTGAACCAGATTCCCAATAAGATGAAACAAGTGCTGAAACTCAACGACAGCATCGCCCAACTCTCAAAAATCTTCACCTATGCCCATAACTTCATCTATCTGGGCCGCGGCTACAACTACCCGGTAGCACTGGAAGGGGCATTGAAGTTGAAGGAGATTTCTTATATCCATGCCGAAGGGTACCCGGCCGCCGAAATGAAACACGGCCCCATCGCCCTCATCGACACCGAAATGCCGGTCGTGGTGATTGCCACCCACAACCAGCAGTACAAAAAAATCATCAGCAACATACAAGAGATAAAGGCCCGTCACGGCAAGGTCATCGCCTTTGTAAACGAAGGCGACACCGAGATAAAGAAGATTGCCGACTTCTGCATCGAACTGCCGCATACCCTGCCTTGTCTCGAACCCCTTATCACGACCATACCCCTGCAACTGCTCGCCTACCACATCGCCATTTGCAAGGGCAAAGATGTAGACCAGCCACGAAACCTCGCCAAATCGGTCACTGTCGAATAA
- a CDS encoding amidophosphoribosyltransferase yields MELLKHECGVAMIRLLKPLSYYKEKYGTWLYGLNKLYLLMEKQHNRGQEGAGLTCVKMQSQPGEEYMFRERALGTSAITEIFEAVHRNIASSTTDKALLNDADYAQRYIPFAGELYMGHLRYSTTGKSGLSYVHPFLRRDNWRVKNLSLCGNFNLTNVDEIFAEITGQGQHPRQYADTYIMLEQVGHRLDREVDKMYDRLKATGLSGTELTRAIEDHIDLAQVLRRTSPAWDGGYVICGVNGSGEMFSIRDPWGLRPAFWYADDEVVVVASERPVIQTTFNLSADTIHELQPGQALLIDKHGKYRTEAINTPREKKACSFERIYFSRGSDKDIYQERKQLGKNLVGPLLKAVDNDIEHTVFSFIPNTAEVAFFGMMEGFEEYLNRLKTDYILSHPNVTREDLERILSMRVRPEKVVIKDIKLRTFIAEGNTRNDLAAHVYDITYGSLTPHVDNLVAIDDSIVRGTTLKQSIIGILDRLHPKKIVIVSSSPQVRYPDYYGIDMARMDEFIAFKAAIALLRERKMDDRILDVYHRSLAQRALPKEKMVNLVKEIYAPFTDEEISAKIAELLTPAGTQAEVQIVYQTQEGLRAACPNHTGDWYFSGNYPTPGGTKLVNEAYINYIEKEILSHKN; encoded by the coding sequence ATGGAACTCCTCAAACACGAATGCGGCGTAGCCATGATAAGACTACTGAAACCGCTATCGTACTACAAAGAAAAATACGGCACATGGTTGTATGGGCTCAACAAGCTCTATCTGCTCATGGAGAAGCAGCACAACCGCGGGCAGGAGGGCGCCGGGCTCACTTGCGTGAAGATGCAGTCGCAGCCGGGCGAAGAGTACATGTTCCGCGAACGGGCTTTGGGCACGAGCGCCATCACCGAAATTTTCGAAGCCGTGCATCGCAACATCGCCTCTTCGACGACCGACAAGGCCCTTCTCAACGATGCCGACTACGCCCAACGCTACATACCTTTTGCAGGCGAACTGTATATGGGACACCTGCGATACAGCACGACCGGCAAATCGGGGCTCTCGTATGTGCACCCGTTCCTGCGCCGCGATAATTGGAGGGTCAAGAACCTGAGCCTCTGCGGGAACTTCAACCTGACCAATGTCGATGAAATCTTTGCCGAAATCACCGGACAAGGCCAGCACCCCCGCCAATACGCCGACACCTATATCATGCTCGAACAGGTAGGACACCGCCTCGACCGGGAAGTGGACAAAATGTATGACCGTCTCAAAGCCACCGGGCTCTCGGGCACGGAACTCACCCGTGCCATCGAAGACCATATCGACCTGGCACAGGTACTGCGCCGCACCAGTCCGGCCTGGGACGGAGGATACGTCATCTGCGGAGTCAACGGCAGCGGCGAGATGTTCTCGATACGCGACCCGTGGGGACTGAGACCGGCCTTCTGGTATGCCGATGACGAAGTGGTTGTCGTGGCATCGGAACGCCCCGTCATACAGACCACGTTCAACCTCTCGGCCGACACCATTCACGAATTGCAACCCGGCCAGGCCCTGCTCATCGACAAACACGGGAAATACCGCACCGAAGCAATCAACACTCCCCGCGAGAAAAAAGCCTGTTCGTTCGAGCGCATCTATTTCTCCCGGGGCTCGGACAAAGACATTTATCAAGAACGCAAACAATTAGGGAAAAATCTGGTAGGACCGTTGCTCAAAGCTGTCGATAACGACATTGAGCACACGGTCTTTTCTTTCATTCCCAACACGGCCGAAGTAGCCTTTTTCGGTATGATGGAAGGTTTTGAAGAATACCTCAACCGGTTGAAAACCGACTACATACTCTCCCACCCCAACGTCACGCGCGAAGACTTGGAGCGCATACTCTCCATGCGTGTGCGTCCCGAGAAAGTCGTCATCAAAGACATCAAGTTGCGCACCTTCATCGCCGAGGGCAACACGCGCAACGACCTCGCCGCACACGTCTACGACATCACCTACGGCAGCCTCACGCCGCATGTCGACAACCTGGTCGCCATCGACGACAGCATTGTGCGAGGCACAACATTGAAACAGAGTATCATCGGCATACTCGACCGTTTGCACCCGAAGAAAATCGTCATCGTGTCGTCATCGCCACAAGTGCGTTATCCCGACTATTACGGCATCGACATGGCCCGCATGGACGAGTTCATCGCCTTCAAAGCCGCCATCGCACTGCTGCGGGAGCGCAAGATGGACGACCGCATTCTCGATGTTTACCACCGCTCGCTGGCCCAACGGGCCCTTCCCAAAGAGAAGATGGTAAACCTCGTGAAGGAAATTTATGCCCCCTTCACCGACGAAGAGATTTCGGCCAAGATTGCCGAATTGCTCACGCCGGCCGGGACACAGGCCGAAGTACAAATCGTGTACCAAACCCAGGAAGGTCTGCGCGCGGCTTGTCCCAATCACACCGGCGACTGGTACTTCTCGGGCAACTATCCCACGCCCGGCGGCACCAAACTGGTAAACGAAGCCTACATCAATTATATTGAAAAAGAGATATTATCCCACAAAAACTAA
- the carA gene encoding glutamine-hydrolyzing carbamoyl-phosphate synthase small subunit, which produces MQARKEVQLILDDGSRFSGYSFGYDKPVAGEVVFNTAMTGYPESLTDPSYSGQMMVLTFPLVGNYGVPRQTFEANGLSTFLESEKIHAEAIIVSDYSENYSHWNAVESLGEWLKKEKIAGITGIDTRALTKLLREKGSMKGKIVFENENEIDFVDPNLINQVARVSCREVITYGNGKKRVLLVDCGVKHNIIRCLLKRDVTVVRVPWDYDFNTLEYDGLFISNGPGDPDMCDITVGHIREAMKKEKPIFGICMGNQLLAKAGGAKTFKLKYGHRSHNQPVRMVGTNKCFITSQNHGYAVDNNTLGDDWEPLFLNMNDGTNEGIRHKRLPFFSAQFHPEAASGPTDTEFLFDTFIDMI; this is translated from the coding sequence ATGCAAGCAAGAAAAGAAGTTCAATTGATTCTCGACGACGGAAGCCGTTTCAGCGGGTACTCGTTCGGCTACGACAAGCCCGTGGCCGGAGAGGTGGTATTCAACACCGCCATGACCGGATATCCCGAAAGCCTCACCGACCCCTCCTATTCGGGGCAGATGATGGTACTCACCTTTCCGCTGGTAGGAAACTACGGCGTACCCCGCCAGACGTTTGAAGCCAACGGACTATCGACGTTTCTCGAATCGGAAAAAATCCATGCCGAAGCCATCATCGTATCGGACTACTCCGAAAATTACAGTCACTGGAATGCCGTGGAAAGCCTCGGTGAATGGCTGAAAAAAGAGAAAATAGCAGGCATCACCGGCATCGACACGCGCGCACTCACCAAACTGCTCCGCGAAAAGGGCAGCATGAAAGGCAAAATCGTTTTCGAAAACGAGAACGAAATCGACTTTGTCGACCCCAACCTCATCAACCAGGTAGCCCGTGTGAGCTGCCGGGAGGTCATCACCTACGGCAACGGAAAGAAACGCGTGCTTCTCGTCGACTGCGGCGTGAAACACAACATCATTCGCTGCTTGTTGAAACGCGACGTCACGGTCGTGAGAGTACCTTGGGACTACGACTTCAACACCCTCGAATATGACGGGCTCTTCATCTCCAACGGCCCCGGCGACCCCGATATGTGCGACATCACCGTAGGACATATCCGTGAAGCGATGAAGAAAGAGAAACCCATCTTCGGCATCTGCATGGGCAACCAGCTCCTGGCCAAAGCCGGCGGTGCAAAAACCTTCAAACTCAAATACGGGCACCGCAGCCACAACCAACCCGTGCGCATGGTAGGCACCAACAAATGCTTCATCACCTCGCAGAACCACGGATACGCCGTCGACAACAACACGCTGGGCGACGACTGGGAACCGCTCTTCCTGAACATGAACGACGGCACCAACGAGGGCATACGCCACAAACGCCTGCCCTTCTTCTCGGCGCAGTTCCACCCCGAAGCCGCCAGCGGCCCCACCGACACCGAGTTCCTGTTCGACACATTTATTGACATGATTTAA
- the carB gene encoding carbamoyl-phosphate synthase (glutamine-hydrolyzing) large subunit, which yields MDTTIKKVLLLGSGALKIGEAGEFDYSGSQALKALREEGIETVLINPNIATVQTSEGVADHIYFLPVTPFFVEKVIAKERPQGILLSFGGQTALNCGVALYQSGILERYNVQVLGTPVQAIMDTEDRELFVKKLDEINVKTIKSEAVENIADARAAAARLGYPVIIRAAYALGGLGSGFCDNEEELDRLVEKAFSFSPQVLVEKSLKGWKEIEYEVVRDRFDNCITVCNMENFDPLGIHTGESIVIAPSQTLTNSEYHKLRELAIRIIRHIGIVGECNVQYAFDPESEDYRVIEVNARLSRSSALASKATGYPLAFVAAKLGLGYGLFDLKNSVTQTTSAFFEPALDYVVCKIPRWDLGKFHGVSRELGSSMKSVGEVMAIGRTFEEAIQKGLRMIGQGMHGFVENKELVIDNIDKALHEPTDKRIFVISKAMRAGYTVDQIHELTRIDRWFLEKLHNIVRTADELEKYNQLEALPLDLLKQAKREGFSDFQIARAVLKGGDMDANILRVRLFRKSHGVVPVVKQIDTLAAEYPAQTNYLYLTYSGTENDVHYLGDHRSVVVLGSGAYRIGSSVEFDWCGVNALNTIRKEGYRSVMINYNPETVSTDYDMCDRLYFDELTFERVLDILDLENPHGVIVSTGGQIPNNLALKLADQGVNILGTSAKSIDNAEDRNKFSAMCDRLGIDQPAWRELTSMDDINEFIEEVGFPVLVRPSYVLSGAAMNVCSNHDELVRFLELAANVSKKHPVVVSQFIEHAKEVEMDAVADKGEIIAYAISEHIEFAGVHSGDATIQFPPQKLYMETIRRVKRISKLIAKELNISGPFNIQFLAKENAIKVIECNLRASRSFPFISKVLKINFIDLATRIMLGLPVEKPHHTLFDIDYVGIKASQFSFSRLQKADPVLGVDMVSTGEVGCLGNDTDCAILKAMISVGQRIPDKNKGILLSTGTAKQKIDMLAAAEKLHEKGYKLYATGGTHKMLASNGVPSTLVAWPGEEGAPQALDLLHKKEIDLVVNIPKNLSVGELDNGYKIRRAAIDLNIPLITNSRLASAFISAFCEIDLDTLEIKSWEEYR from the coding sequence ATGGATACTACGATAAAAAAAGTTTTGCTATTAGGCTCAGGAGCCTTGAAAATAGGTGAAGCCGGAGAGTTCGACTATTCGGGTTCGCAAGCCCTCAAAGCACTGCGCGAAGAGGGTATCGAGACCGTGCTCATCAACCCCAACATCGCCACGGTACAAACCTCGGAAGGGGTGGCCGACCACATCTACTTTCTCCCGGTAACCCCCTTTTTCGTGGAGAAGGTCATCGCCAAAGAGCGTCCGCAAGGCATTCTGCTCTCCTTCGGCGGACAGACGGCCCTCAACTGCGGCGTTGCCCTCTACCAAAGCGGCATACTCGAACGCTACAACGTGCAGGTGCTGGGCACCCCGGTGCAGGCCATCATGGACACCGAAGACCGTGAGCTCTTTGTCAAGAAGCTCGACGAGATAAACGTGAAGACCATCAAGAGCGAGGCCGTCGAGAACATCGCCGATGCCCGTGCGGCCGCCGCACGGCTGGGCTATCCCGTCATCATACGCGCCGCCTACGCACTGGGCGGACTGGGCAGCGGCTTCTGCGACAACGAAGAGGAGCTCGACCGGCTGGTCGAGAAAGCCTTCTCGTTCTCCCCGCAAGTGCTGGTGGAGAAATCGCTCAAAGGCTGGAAAGAAATCGAATATGAGGTGGTGCGCGACCGCTTCGACAACTGCATCACGGTGTGCAACATGGAGAACTTCGACCCGCTGGGTATCCACACCGGCGAAAGCATCGTCATCGCCCCGTCGCAGACCCTCACCAACAGCGAATACCACAAATTGCGCGAACTGGCCATTCGCATCATACGCCACATCGGCATCGTGGGCGAGTGCAACGTGCAATATGCCTTCGACCCCGAATCGGAAGACTACCGCGTCATCGAGGTCAATGCCCGTCTGAGCCGCTCCTCGGCCCTCGCCTCGAAAGCCACCGGCTACCCGTTGGCGTTCGTTGCTGCCAAACTGGGTCTCGGCTACGGACTCTTCGACCTGAAAAATTCGGTCACCCAGACGACGTCGGCCTTCTTCGAACCGGCCCTCGACTATGTCGTGTGCAAAATTCCGCGTTGGGACCTGGGCAAATTCCACGGTGTGTCGCGCGAACTGGGCAGCAGCATGAAGTCGGTGGGTGAAGTCATGGCCATAGGCCGCACCTTCGAAGAAGCCATACAGAAAGGTCTGCGCATGATAGGCCAAGGCATGCACGGTTTCGTCGAAAACAAGGAACTGGTCATCGACAACATCGACAAGGCCCTGCACGAGCCAACCGACAAACGCATCTTCGTCATCAGCAAGGCCATGCGCGCCGGCTACACCGTCGACCAGATACACGAGCTTACCCGCATCGACCGCTGGTTCCTCGAAAAGCTCCACAACATCGTGCGCACGGCCGATGAGCTCGAAAAATACAACCAACTCGAAGCCCTGCCCCTCGACTTGCTGAAACAGGCCAAACGCGAAGGCTTCTCCGACTTCCAGATAGCCCGCGCCGTACTGAAAGGGGGCGACATGGACGCCAACATTCTGCGGGTGCGCCTCTTCCGCAAAAGCCACGGCGTCGTGCCGGTGGTGAAACAAATCGACACCCTCGCCGCCGAATATCCGGCTCAGACCAACTACCTCTACCTCACATACAGCGGCACCGAGAACGACGTGCACTATCTCGGCGACCACCGCTCGGTCGTGGTACTCGGCTCGGGAGCTTACCGCATAGGCAGCTCGGTAGAGTTTGACTGGTGCGGCGTGAACGCCCTCAACACCATTCGCAAGGAGGGGTACCGCAGCGTCATGATCAACTACAACCCCGAAACGGTGTCGACCGACTATGACATGTGCGACCGCCTCTACTTCGACGAACTGACCTTCGAACGGGTGCTCGACATTCTCGACCTCGAAAACCCGCACGGCGTCATCGTATCGACCGGCGGCCAAATACCCAACAACCTCGCCCTGAAACTGGCCGACCAGGGAGTGAACATTCTCGGTACCTCGGCCAAGAGCATCGACAACGCCGAAGACCGCAACAAGTTCTCGGCCATGTGCGACCGCCTCGGCATCGACCAGCCGGCCTGGCGCGAGCTCACCTCGATGGACGACATCAACGAGTTTATCGAAGAGGTGGGATTCCCCGTGCTGGTGCGCCCCTCCTATGTGCTCTCGGGCGCGGCCATGAACGTGTGCTCGAACCACGACGAGCTGGTGCGCTTCCTCGAACTGGCCGCCAACGTGTCGAAAAAACACCCCGTGGTCGTCTCGCAATTCATCGAACACGCCAAAGAGGTGGAGATGGACGCCGTGGCCGACAAGGGCGAAATCATCGCCTACGCCATTTCGGAACACATCGAGTTTGCCGGCGTACACTCGGGCGACGCCACCATACAGTTCCCGCCGCAAAAGCTCTACATGGAGACCATTCGCCGCGTAAAACGCATCTCGAAACTCATCGCCAAGGAGCTGAACATCTCGGGACCGTTCAACATACAGTTCCTCGCCAAGGAGAACGCCATCAAGGTCATCGAGTGCAACCTGCGGGCTTCGCGCAGCTTCCCATTTATCAGCAAGGTTCTGAAAATCAACTTCATCGACTTGGCCACACGCATCATGCTCGGCTTGCCGGTGGAGAAACCGCACCACACGCTCTTCGACATCGACTATGTGGGCATCAAGGCTTCGCAGTTCTCCTTCTCGCGTCTGCAAAAGGCCGACCCCGTACTGGGCGTCGACATGGTCTCGACCGGCGAGGTGGGCTGCCTGGGCAACGACACCGACTGCGCCATACTCAAAGCCATGATTTCGGTAGGCCAACGCATACCCGACAAGAACAAGGGCATACTGCTCTCGACCGGTACGGCCAAGCAGAAAATCGACATGCTGGCCGCCGCCGAGAAACTGCACGAGAAAGGCTATAAGCTCTACGCCACCGGCGGTACCCACAAGATGCTCGCCAGCAACGGCGTGCCCTCGACCCTCGTGGCATGGCCCGGCGAAGAGGGTGCCCCGCAAGCACTCGACCTCTTGCACAAAAAAGAGATTGACCTCGTGGTGAACATTCCCAAAAACCTCTCCGTGGGCGAACTCGACAACGGCTACAAGATACGTCGTGCCGCCATCGACCTCAACATTCCCCTCATCACCAACTCGCGACTGGCCTCGGCTTTCATCTCGGCCTTCTGCGAGATAGACCTCGACACGCTCGAAATCAAATCGTGGGAAGAGTATCGATAA
- a CDS encoding glycoside hydrolase family 127 protein: MKITKSFFLGTVLLLSVAPATAQLEKRIACFPVGDVRLTESPFKHAQEMDICYLLGLDPDRLLAPYRKEAGLTPKAPNYGNWENSGLDGHIGGHYLSALSYMYAATGDTEIKARLDYMLDELQTCQEAAGDGYLCGVPGGRAMWEEIARGNIRASRFDLNGKWVPLYNIHKTFAGLRDACLQTGSSQARTMLVKLTDWWLDLVSQLSDDQIQEMLTSEHGGLNEVFADVAAITGDEKHLQLARRFSHQEILQPLLRHEDRLTGMHANTQIPKVIGFKRIADVGDDALWSEAAAYFWKSVVENRTISIGGNSVREHFNPTDDFSSMLHSEQGPETCNTYNMLRLTKMLYETSGNPHYIDYYERALYNHILSTVNPVQGGFVYFTPMRPGHYRVYSQPQTSFWCCVGSGLENHARYGEMIYGHSDDTLYVNLFIPSVLQWGKSEIEQQTAFPEEEGTTLVIRRQKSRRNFTLRFRLPEWVDEKEVQLSVNGTPQPVEVVDGYITLTRTWSQGDKARLRLPMHLQAVALPDGSANYSFLYGPVVLAAQMGKQEQTGLFADDSRGGHIAAGKRLPLQEMPVVVSEEATLLSHLEKVEDSPLTFKLHDVYPQRYEGMVLQPFYRLYECRYMVYWPVISDTELQNRIEHLAAEEAQRAVLDAITTDKVVCGEQQPESDHAVQAEQSRIGDDEGCHWREANKWFSYRMKTREGAANRVYMVYRPEFRRDARIEINGQEVGILTDSRLSDTAVAEIEIPQTMRGEEELTIRISKGVQKVTPHIYEIRLIAR; this comes from the coding sequence ATGAAAATCACAAAATCTTTTTTTCTTGGAACAGTCCTTTTACTGTCGGTGGCACCGGCCACTGCGCAACTCGAAAAGCGCATAGCATGTTTCCCTGTCGGAGATGTACGCCTGACGGAAAGTCCCTTCAAACATGCGCAGGAAATGGACATCTGCTACCTGCTGGGTCTTGACCCCGACCGGCTGCTGGCTCCCTACCGGAAAGAGGCCGGGCTCACACCCAAAGCCCCCAACTACGGGAACTGGGAAAACAGCGGGCTCGACGGCCACATAGGCGGCCACTACCTGTCGGCTCTCTCCTACATGTATGCCGCTACCGGGGACACCGAGATAAAAGCCCGACTCGATTACATGCTCGACGAACTGCAAACCTGCCAAGAGGCCGCCGGCGACGGTTACCTGTGCGGCGTTCCCGGCGGACGGGCCATGTGGGAAGAGATAGCCCGCGGCAACATTCGGGCCAGCCGTTTCGACCTCAACGGGAAATGGGTCCCGCTCTACAACATACACAAGACCTTTGCCGGCCTGCGCGACGCCTGCCTGCAAACCGGCAGCAGCCAAGCCCGGACGATGTTGGTCAAGCTCACCGACTGGTGGCTCGACCTCGTTTCGCAACTGAGCGACGACCAGATACAAGAGATGCTTACCAGCGAGCACGGCGGGCTGAACGAGGTATTTGCCGACGTAGCTGCGATAACCGGCGATGAAAAACACCTGCAACTGGCCCGCCGCTTCTCCCACCAGGAGATACTGCAACCGCTGCTGCGGCACGAAGACCGCCTCACGGGCATGCACGCCAACACCCAGATACCGAAAGTCATCGGTTTCAAGCGAATAGCCGACGTGGGAGATGATGCCTTGTGGAGCGAAGCTGCCGCCTACTTCTGGAAGAGTGTCGTCGAGAACCGTACCATCTCCATCGGAGGCAACAGCGTCAGAGAACATTTCAACCCGACCGACGATTTCAGCAGTATGCTCCACAGCGAACAAGGCCCTGAGACCTGCAACACCTACAACATGCTGCGGCTCACCAAGATGCTCTACGAGACCAGCGGTAACCCGCATTACATCGACTACTACGAACGGGCACTCTACAACCATATACTCTCGACGGTAAACCCCGTGCAGGGAGGGTTTGTATACTTCACCCCCATGCGTCCGGGACACTACCGCGTATATTCCCAACCGCAGACCTCCTTCTGGTGCTGTGTGGGTTCGGGGCTCGAAAACCACGCCCGCTACGGCGAAATGATTTACGGACACAGCGACGACACGCTCTATGTCAACCTTTTCATTCCGTCGGTCCTGCAATGGGGAAAAAGCGAAATCGAACAGCAGACGGCTTTCCCCGAGGAGGAAGGGACGACCCTGGTCATTCGCCGACAGAAAAGCCGGCGGAATTTCACGCTCCGCTTCCGCCTTCCCGAATGGGTCGATGAGAAAGAGGTGCAGCTGTCGGTAAACGGCACACCGCAACCTGTTGAGGTTGTCGACGGATACATCACACTCACCCGCACCTGGTCACAAGGCGACAAGGCCCGGTTGCGCCTGCCCATGCACCTGCAAGCCGTGGCCCTGCCCGACGGCTCGGCCAACTACTCGTTCCTTTACGGTCCCGTGGTACTGGCGGCACAGATGGGCAAGCAGGAACAAACCGGCCTCTTTGCCGACGACAGCCGTGGCGGGCACATAGCCGCCGGGAAACGGCTACCCCTGCAAGAAATGCCTGTCGTGGTAAGCGAAGAAGCAACCCTGCTCTCGCATCTCGAAAAGGTCGAGGACAGCCCCCTCACCTTCAAACTGCACGATGTATATCCACAACGCTATGAGGGAATGGTACTACAACCCTTCTATCGTCTCTACGAGTGCCGATACATGGTCTATTGGCCAGTGATTAGCGATACCGAGCTGCAAAACCGTATAGAACATCTGGCGGCCGAAGAGGCCCAACGAGCCGTCCTCGACGCCATCACCACCGACAAGGTCGTGTGCGGCGAGCAACAACCCGAGAGCGACCATGCCGTGCAAGCCGAGCAATCGCGCATCGGCGACGATGAAGGTTGCCATTGGCGCGAAGCCAACAAGTGGTTCAGCTACCGCATGAAAACAAGGGAGGGAGCAGCCAACCGGGTCTATATGGTCTATCGTCCGGAGTTCCGAAGAGATGCCCGCATCGAAATAAACGGGCAAGAGGTGGGGATACTCACCGACAGCCGCTTGTCGGACACGGCCGTGGCCGAGATTGAAATTCCGCAAACGATGCGCGGAGAAGAGGAACTGACGATACGCATAAGCAAAGGGGTGCAAAAGGTGACCCCACACATCTACGAAATACGCCTCATCGCCCGATAG